One region of Leucoraja erinacea ecotype New England chromosome 10, Leri_hhj_1, whole genome shotgun sequence genomic DNA includes:
- the cenpl gene encoding centromere protein L, producing the protein MEHLTPYCKAGQRTVWKHTSVRKTPARRKISRTDWPIENPEQIALLLQKQWRLYHLTPLYRFSYTMLKKYSNELSVFIACEKKKGIAVEVGIEVAGKAKFSMLAGLRATESDPEAIFIQITSKTPVQQAADEKVVWSGWLCCVDGDLGFLESLPVEFTCLPLLFANGPETVTAIVGEWLQKTFDCYISAFPISSENLTWMAAMWANCLSDCIHRVMELEWSVPPVQLTISLSIHPEDAKTLWDSIHGDEDEIGIDEVELFMSSLHSHFYRHFGVRLAATRLVKVTTAVASAHCDGKLKLFSSKHIDHVLPFLTELAFHQIQYRPRLCTSMD; encoded by the exons ATGGAACACCTGACACCTTATTGCAAAGCTGGACAGAGGACAGTGTGGAAGCACACATCAGTTCGCAAGACTCCCGCCAGACGGAAAATTTCAAGAACAGACTGGCCAATA GAAAATCCAGAGCAGATTGCATTGTTGTTGCAGAAACAGTGGCGTCTATATCATTTAACACCGCTGTATCGATTTTCTTACACCATGCTGAAGAAATACTCAAATGAGTTGTCTGTATTCATCGCTTGTGAGAAGAAAAAGGGAATAGCTGTTGAAGTGGGAATTGAGGTTGCCGGCAAAGCTAAATTCTCCATGCTTGCAGGTCTCCGAGCTACTGAAAGTGATCCAGAGGCAATCTTCATCCAG ATAACATCAAAGACTCCGGTCCAACAAGCAGCTGATGAGAAGGTGGTATGGTCTGGCTGGCTATGCTGTGTTGATGGAGATTTGGGCTTCTTGGAATCTCTCCCAGTGGAATTCACCTGTTTGCCCTTGCTTTTTGCCAATGGCCCTGAAACAGTAACAGCTATTGTTGGGGAATGGTTGCAGAAAACGTTTGACTGTTACATCAGTGCTTTTCCCATCAGTTCTGAGAACCTGACATGGATGGCTGCCATGTGGGCCAATTGTCTTTCTGACTGCATCCACCGTGTAATGGAACTAGAATGGTCTGTGCCCCCTGTGCAATTGACCATCTCACTGAGTATTCACCCAGAGGACGCTAAGACACTGTgggacagcatccatggagatgaggatgaaatCGGCATCGATGAGGTGGAGCTTTTCATGAGCAGCCTTCATTCACATTTCTACAGACATTTTGGGGTGCGCCTTGCAGCTACACGTCTGGTAAAGGTGACCACAGCTGTAGCATCTGCTCATTGTGATGGGAAATTAAAG CTGTTCAGCAGCAAGCATATAGACCACGTGCTGCCATTCCTAACTGAGCTGGCTTTTCATCAAATACAGTACCGACCCCGTCTTTGCACTAGTATGGATTAA